A genomic region of Paenibacillus sp. PL2-23 contains the following coding sequences:
- a CDS encoding helix-turn-helix domain-containing protein, whose product MKPINDPSLLNTGISISGHYQMSDAYATHRPKGMTEWLITYTLRGKGYMDVPSGMQHCIKGDLTFLRPGTPHRYGTVKGEEWDFYWAHFNDYLIEDNLLPSEPLFIHNFKANTVQRRINQAFRRLLFDSTERDEYWQELCLNSLREMLMLLAQEQKLQRDPRIVETIHYLSIHMRDSVQIEELARTIGLSSSRLSHLFKEQTGLSIIDTLNQMRIRQAALLLTHTNRSASEICYEVGFHNYNHFINQFRKWYGLSPSSYKRKYT is encoded by the coding sequence TTGAAGCCTATCAACGACCCTTCTCTTCTGAACACTGGGATTAGCATTTCGGGACACTATCAAATGTCAGATGCTTATGCTACTCATCGGCCGAAAGGTATGACAGAGTGGCTAATAACCTATACATTACGTGGAAAAGGATATATGGATGTCCCCAGCGGAATGCAGCATTGTATCAAAGGTGATTTAACATTTTTAAGACCTGGCACGCCTCACAGATATGGTACTGTAAAGGGCGAGGAGTGGGATTTTTATTGGGCGCATTTTAATGACTATCTTATTGAAGACAACTTACTGCCTTCTGAACCACTTTTTATTCATAATTTTAAAGCAAATACGGTTCAAAGGAGAATAAATCAGGCGTTTCGCAGACTCCTTTTTGATTCGACTGAACGAGACGAATATTGGCAGGAGCTTTGTTTGAACTCGCTTCGCGAAATGCTAATGCTGTTAGCTCAGGAGCAAAAGCTACAGCGTGATCCGCGCATCGTAGAAACAATCCATTATCTTTCTATCCATATGCGGGATAGTGTGCAAATCGAGGAGCTCGCACGAACAATCGGGCTTTCTTCCTCAAGATTGTCACATTTGTTCAAGGAGCAGACTGGACTTTCCATTATCGATACCTTGAACCAAATGCGAATTCGTCAGGCTGCTTTACTGCTTACGCATACAAATCGAAGCGCAAGTGAAATATGTTATGAGGTGGGATTCCACAATTACAATCATTTCATTAATCAGTTCCGAAAGTGGTATGGATTGAGTCCAAGCAGCTATAAAAGAAAGTATACTTAA
- a CDS encoding extracellular solute-binding protein, with translation MLKKTKKASVILLSLVLLCVVVLSGCAGNENGNGADSNAVDSNGSSATDGKKDDAPEATKSLEPIKVTALQPYWGALPDMDGSLFKYIEKSMNVEFETEFVFGPNFMDKVNVALASGNLPHMLYIFDGKQPSIVTAIRAGAFWELDGKLEKYPNLMAGKDKIRDENIKVDGKTYQIYIPEAISRQGMNMRQDWLDNLGLQKPTTIDELYNVLRAFTQDDPDRNGKNDTIGLAQRLHAGVPVGFPILLAKFGAPNGYEVKDNKFIPAFTTEAYRETMRFFKKLYDEGIMNQDFSYLQRTQGEELIQNGKAGVQISNVDEKLLWNPLLDSNPNASIVSLSYLEGPTGNHLFTSKGYWVTIAFPKSTVKTEEELDRLLAALDLMAAPEQKEFFMLGIEGEHYKKDNGNISIVKNVEAELVSLRMFAPDAFEPIAPPGTPKHIEDMYDVLSENETSNNLVNNPAASIISKTAIELGGELDKMIQDATVKYIMGEVNDQQFDEVIEKWKSSGGVKMLEEFEAEYNKK, from the coding sequence ATGCTTAAAAAAACAAAAAAAGCTTCAGTCATTCTCTTATCGCTCGTGCTATTGTGTGTTGTTGTCCTATCAGGCTGTGCGGGGAATGAGAATGGCAACGGCGCCGATTCCAATGCTGTCGATTCGAATGGATCGTCGGCAACAGATGGGAAAAAAGACGACGCTCCCGAAGCAACAAAATCATTGGAGCCCATTAAGGTAACCGCGCTTCAACCATATTGGGGAGCACTGCCTGATATGGATGGCTCATTGTTCAAGTACATTGAAAAATCTATGAATGTAGAATTTGAAACGGAGTTTGTATTCGGACCTAACTTTATGGATAAGGTGAATGTCGCCTTAGCATCGGGAAACCTTCCTCACATGCTATATATCTTCGATGGGAAGCAGCCTTCTATCGTTACTGCGATTCGGGCAGGTGCATTCTGGGAATTGGATGGAAAACTTGAAAAGTATCCAAATCTAATGGCAGGTAAAGATAAGATAAGAGACGAGAATATCAAGGTAGACGGAAAAACTTATCAAATTTATATTCCTGAGGCTATCTCAAGACAAGGTATGAACATGCGCCAGGACTGGTTGGACAATCTAGGCCTCCAGAAGCCTACAACAATTGATGAGTTATATAATGTATTAAGGGCTTTTACCCAGGATGATCCTGATCGGAATGGAAAAAATGATACGATAGGTCTAGCGCAAAGACTGCACGCTGGCGTGCCTGTCGGATTTCCGATTCTGCTTGCCAAGTTTGGCGCCCCTAATGGTTATGAGGTGAAAGACAACAAATTTATTCCGGCTTTCACGACAGAGGCCTATAGAGAGACGATGCGTTTCTTTAAGAAATTATATGATGAAGGTATTATGAACCAAGATTTTAGCTATCTTCAAAGAACCCAGGGCGAAGAATTGATTCAAAATGGAAAAGCCGGAGTACAGATAAGCAACGTCGATGAAAAACTATTGTGGAATCCGTTACTAGACAGCAATCCTAATGCTTCCATCGTCTCATTATCCTATCTAGAGGGACCTACCGGCAATCACTTATTTACAAGTAAAGGCTATTGGGTGACTATTGCCTTCCCGAAAAGCACAGTAAAAACAGAGGAAGAGCTCGACCGACTTCTTGCCGCTTTGGATTTGATGGCTGCGCCAGAGCAAAAGGAATTTTTTATGCTAGGCATCGAGGGTGAGCATTACAAAAAGGATAACGGCAATATATCGATTGTTAAAAATGTGGAAGCTGAGCTGGTTTCTTTGCGAATGTTTGCCCCTGACGCCTTTGAGCCTATAGCTCCACCTGGGACTCCAAAGCATATTGAGGACATGTATGATGTGTTAAGTGAAAATGAAACCTCTAATAACTTGGTGAACAATCCGGCGGCTTCCATTATATCGAAAACGGCTATTGAACTAGGTGGAGAGCTGGATAAAATGATTCAAGACGCAACTGTAAAGTACATTATGGGTGAGGTCAATGATCAACAATTTGACGAGGTTATTGAAAAATGGAAAAGCTCGGGCGGAGTTAAAATGTTAGAGGAGTTCGAGGCTGAATATAATAAGAAGTAA
- a CDS encoding sugar ABC transporter permease, whose amino-acid sequence MTNFFSNRQRVKGAAAQNLLKDIWRNRWLYIFVIPGVFYFLIFKYIPMGGVVIAFKDYTPFLGIVESQWVGWKHFERLFQNNDFVMLFRNTILISLYKLLFYFPVPIILALMLNEVRLKVFKRFVQTVIYIPHFFSWVVVAGITYVLLTTEGGIVNEFIMWAGGEKINFLGQNAWIRTLLTSQTIWREAGWGTILYLAAMSAVDPQLYEAAKIDGAGRFRQMWNVTLPCIRSTIVILLILQIGNFMDLGFEQIYNMINAGNKDYGNVFDTYVYTIGIKEGQFSYSTAIGLFKSVIGLILVLGSNYLARRSGEEGIF is encoded by the coding sequence TTGACTAATTTTTTCTCGAACAGACAGCGTGTCAAAGGAGCTGCGGCACAAAACCTACTTAAGGATATTTGGCGAAACAGATGGCTCTATATTTTTGTGATCCCAGGGGTGTTTTATTTCTTGATTTTTAAATATATCCCTATGGGAGGTGTGGTCATTGCGTTTAAAGATTACACCCCATTTCTAGGAATTGTAGAAAGCCAGTGGGTGGGGTGGAAGCATTTCGAAAGACTATTTCAAAACAACGATTTTGTGATGTTATTCCGCAACACCATTTTAATCTCCTTATATAAGCTGTTGTTTTACTTTCCCGTGCCCATCATTCTTGCGCTTATGCTCAATGAAGTGCGTCTGAAGGTGTTCAAACGTTTTGTACAAACGGTTATTTACATCCCGCATTTTTTCTCATGGGTAGTCGTTGCAGGAATTACTTATGTGTTACTGACCACTGAGGGCGGTATTGTTAATGAGTTTATCATGTGGGCCGGCGGGGAGAAAATTAATTTTTTGGGCCAAAATGCTTGGATTCGCACCTTGCTTACTTCTCAGACCATTTGGCGAGAAGCGGGTTGGGGGACCATATTGTATCTTGCGGCGATGAGTGCAGTAGATCCACAGCTTTATGAGGCGGCCAAGATAGATGGAGCAGGCAGATTTCGTCAGATGTGGAATGTGACCTTGCCTTGTATACGCAGTACGATTGTCATCTTACTTATATTGCAGATCGGAAACTTTATGGATCTGGGCTTTGAGCAAATCTACAACATGATCAATGCAGGCAATAAGGATTATGGCAATGTGTTTGATACGTATGTCTATACGATCGGTATAAAGGAAGGACAATTCAGCTATAGTACAGCTATTGGACTGTTTAAGTCAGTCATAGGCCTGATCTTAGTGCTTGGCTCCAATTATTTGGCACGAAGGTCTGGTGAGGAAGGCATATTCTAG
- a CDS encoding carbohydrate ABC transporter permease: MRKSGLSDRSFDTINVLLLIVISLICILPFLQIVAGSFATQQELMEKKFVLIPEVYSLDAYRFIFSDITIPKSMMISVFITVCGTIINLVFTSITAFALARRGLRGRRFIMFLIVFTLLFDGGMIPAYLVVKELGLINTYWAVMIPNAISAFNLILMRNFFMSLPEELFESAKIDGCNDLKTFIQIVIPLSMASMATFMLFYAVNHWNNFMMPFLYLNTPDMWPVQIWLRQIIIMATADFGDFGASIEIPSQSLRMATIVVATLPILLVYPFIQKHFVKGVMIGSVKG, from the coding sequence ATGAGGAAAAGTGGTTTATCGGACCGTAGCTTTGACACTATAAACGTGCTGCTGTTAATTGTAATTTCATTGATTTGCATTTTGCCTTTTTTGCAGATCGTAGCGGGCTCTTTTGCAACTCAGCAAGAGTTGATGGAAAAAAAGTTTGTGTTGATTCCTGAGGTGTATTCGCTTGATGCATATCGATTTATTTTTTCGGATATAACCATACCCAAAAGTATGATGATCTCTGTATTTATTACCGTTTGTGGGACAATCATTAATCTTGTTTTCACTTCTATTACTGCTTTTGCATTAGCTAGACGTGGCTTAAGAGGCCGGCGCTTTATTATGTTTCTAATCGTGTTCACCCTGCTGTTTGATGGAGGGATGATACCGGCATATCTCGTCGTGAAGGAATTAGGTCTCATAAATACGTATTGGGCAGTAATGATTCCGAATGCGATTAGTGCATTTAACTTGATCTTAATGCGCAACTTCTTCATGAGCTTGCCGGAGGAATTATTCGAATCAGCTAAGATTGACGGCTGTAATGATCTTAAAACATTTATCCAGATCGTTATTCCGTTATCTATGGCTTCAATGGCTACATTTATGTTGTTTTACGCTGTGAATCACTGGAATAATTTCATGATGCCATTTCTCTACTTGAATACACCTGACATGTGGCCTGTGCAGATTTGGCTGCGTCAAATCATCATTATGGCGACTGCAGATTTTGGTGATTTTGGAGCTAGCATCGAAATACCGTCTCAATCCCTTCGAATGGCTACGATTGTTGTAGCTACTCTGCCTATATTGCTTGTGTATCCATTTATTCAGAAGCATTTTGTGAAGGGTGTTATGATTGGCTCGGTTAAGGGATGA
- a CDS encoding helix-turn-helix domain-containing protein, translating into MSTYFMRLLIYGLFLSIFPMVLLGYFAYHNSAASILNKVTNSNQQLLAQTEISIEQNLKIIERSVVQFSNLPIMDKLSNTALHERNFQVIRDASLNLEYMFTKELGIESIYYINMKHNWAIYPGKTFQLNQHQTDAYQLLLQQLKFKSSILLDNHLGQEPLIHNTQLPRGIWHIQSVPANVWRSPMGLLAVKISESKWSEWIAKSQSFNTLFIINKEKQVLASNDNKNIPDRLDIPFLEQYPDTPSGFTRGEFQGEDVYFFYKKSEFTNWTYISIVPKSVIHKDSRWIGWVTLMICCGLIIIMVALSFTGAVKIHNPIRKISSLIEKKKPGSRTYDELEYIESALKNMKQQIISQGIHLNKYYVFQLLSSGMLRNEIQEKILDHHQQLQFQEQYALIAIQIDTLTNSRFKESDRELLIFILMNILEEVIPSSMRLSSVVMNQSLICILGLKNQDANLNKGTILIHAQNTLEKIREYTKLSVSAGVSTTFTDLIDAPSALKEAMNALKYRVRFGNQSLLFIEDVEPSSNRNPIDYPEYLSIQLTDAIKLNEPEKADDALHRFIQLLFQNNHLSLTDYQMILIRLLNDIVRLYQPDNENANLILDGQSLPRELMELQTANEIESWFKHRVITPSLRLIEEKNERQHQRISEQMLLLIQNETEPTLESISTKLNYSPGYLGLIFRKEQGVPFSEYVKYDRINKAKEILIQSDVAINEISTQLNYKNTQNFIRSFKKETGLTPGQYRAMRKSKDNEDPN; encoded by the coding sequence TTGTCTACATATTTCATGAGACTACTTATCTATGGCTTGTTTCTTTCCATTTTCCCCATGGTATTGCTTGGATATTTTGCGTATCACAATTCAGCGGCCAGTATATTAAATAAAGTAACGAACAGCAACCAGCAACTGCTTGCTCAAACCGAGATATCCATCGAGCAGAACTTGAAAATCATTGAGCGTTCAGTCGTTCAATTCTCGAACCTCCCAATAATGGATAAGCTATCGAATACAGCACTTCATGAGAGGAATTTTCAAGTCATACGTGATGCTTCTCTCAACTTGGAGTACATGTTCACTAAAGAACTCGGCATCGAGTCAATTTACTATATAAACATGAAGCATAACTGGGCTATTTATCCGGGGAAAACCTTTCAATTAAACCAACATCAAACAGATGCTTACCAATTGCTATTACAGCAATTAAAGTTCAAATCTTCTATATTATTAGATAATCACTTGGGACAAGAACCTCTCATACACAATACTCAGTTGCCAAGAGGCATCTGGCATATACAGTCCGTACCTGCAAATGTATGGAGGTCACCTATGGGTTTGCTTGCTGTAAAAATCAGCGAGAGTAAGTGGAGTGAATGGATTGCCAAGTCCCAAAGCTTTAACACCTTGTTCATTATTAATAAAGAAAAACAGGTATTGGCTTCTAATGACAATAAAAACATCCCTGATCGATTAGATATTCCTTTCCTAGAGCAATATCCGGATACGCCTTCAGGTTTCACAAGGGGAGAGTTTCAAGGAGAGGATGTATATTTCTTTTACAAAAAATCGGAGTTTACTAACTGGACTTATATTTCCATTGTGCCGAAATCAGTTATCCATAAAGATAGTCGTTGGATCGGCTGGGTCACGCTAATGATATGTTGCGGATTAATAATTATCATGGTGGCACTGTCATTCACAGGAGCGGTGAAAATTCATAACCCCATTAGAAAAATTTCAAGTCTAATTGAGAAGAAAAAACCAGGAAGTCGAACATATGATGAATTGGAATATATTGAATCTGCTCTGAAAAATATGAAACAGCAAATCATATCGCAAGGCATTCATCTCAATAAATATTATGTATTCCAGCTTTTGTCCAGTGGGATGCTGCGAAACGAAATTCAGGAAAAAATACTGGATCATCACCAACAGCTGCAATTTCAAGAGCAATACGCTCTCATCGCTATTCAAATCGACACCCTGACAAACAGTCGGTTCAAGGAGAGCGATCGGGAGTTGCTTATTTTTATCCTGATGAATATCTTGGAAGAAGTCATCCCCTCTTCCATGCGATTATCTTCTGTTGTGATGAATCAATCCCTCATCTGCATCCTTGGATTAAAGAATCAAGATGCAAACTTGAATAAAGGTACGATCCTTATTCATGCTCAGAATACTTTAGAAAAAATTCGCGAGTACACTAAGCTATCGGTAAGTGCTGGAGTTAGTACTACATTTACAGATCTCATCGATGCTCCTTCAGCTCTTAAAGAAGCCATGAATGCCCTTAAGTATAGAGTTCGGTTCGGGAATCAGTCTCTACTATTTATTGAAGATGTAGAACCATCAAGCAACAGAAACCCAATTGACTATCCTGAATACTTATCTATTCAGCTAACTGATGCCATAAAATTGAATGAACCAGAAAAAGCGGACGATGCGCTTCATCGGTTTATTCAATTGCTGTTCCAAAACAATCATCTATCTCTTACAGACTACCAGATGATTCTCATACGACTGCTGAATGACATTGTTCGTCTATACCAGCCTGACAATGAGAACGCGAATTTAATACTAGACGGACAATCCTTACCTAGAGAACTTATGGAGCTGCAGACAGCTAATGAAATAGAAAGCTGGTTCAAGCATCGTGTAATCACACCATCATTACGTTTAATAGAAGAAAAAAATGAACGGCAGCATCAACGAATATCCGAGCAAATGCTGTTGCTTATCCAAAATGAAACGGAGCCAACCCTTGAGTCGATCAGCACTAAATTAAATTATTCGCCGGGATATCTGGGACTCATATTCCGCAAGGAGCAAGGCGTACCGTTCTCTGAATATGTGAAATACGACAGGATTAATAAAGCGAAGGAAATACTGATTCAATCCGATGTGGCTATTAATGAAATATCTACACAACTGAATTACAAAAATACTCAAAATTTTATACGTTCGTTCAAGAAGGAAACCGGGCTAACACCCGGGCAATATAGAGCAATGAGAAAATCGAAGGATAATGAAGATCCCAATTAA
- a CDS encoding helix-turn-helix domain-containing protein — MRKKRIQSVTITWFFSYVIVLLLPMVISVFVYQEYSRSLKNETRMAYSSLLMQLQEAVDKDLESMKRLSHQIAWDQNIQNLLRYANQDIPRTNLNYDLFLLAQNLSQYKSTYLDMDQFYIYLSTPNPTVVFPGVVNEPLMAYQFVHMNEAYSYEAWLERMQSKVNQGLVSMPRLGAKPAIAYLQSFASSHTTGPAGMSVVMIDQAHILSVVHKVQLFNEGKVFIVNPDNEILVSSDEDSEELLEVMRLEQLSSPSGYVSFESQGQSFEVIYLQSPATQTKYISIVPSQVLWEKAERVRALTYLSLLASILVGVILSLLLLRKNYGPIRRLLHKVTENSGGSALQREGNEFAFIEHSLNQTYLKMDEMVVDMKKNHHVLRSYFLSRLLKGKLDSRLQVEDTASAYDISFISEEFVVMLLLVEDAEDFYQRVEWLKPTEQQQMLQFIISNVVEELAKQKHKGFIVEIDDVFACLINLHSSEDEQNMDDLMQLAQEAQSFLHQSYQINLTISIGSIQSSWTGIHQSYLHALDAMEYKLVMGRREIIRHDKIQYEPQVEQHRTYYYPLSVEQKLINAVKTGNKELAVGTLEDVIEQNLTNRIQSLPLIKCLMFDLASTIMKTMNETDFVEELEWDTAGLIEQIMNSQTLQDMQVQLLIWVSKACEYTLAKRDSHINESRQRAVQDLVCGVIAYIEANVSDVNLNVSMIGEHVQMSPTYVSKLFKQHTGDGILEYLNKYRVQQAKRLIAEQQLGIKEVAEKVGYTEATTFIRIFKKYEGITPGKYRDSI; from the coding sequence ATGAGAAAAAAACGTATCCAAAGCGTGACAATAACTTGGTTTTTTTCCTATGTCATCGTACTATTATTGCCGATGGTCATCAGTGTATTCGTATATCAGGAATATTCGAGGTCCTTAAAGAATGAAACAAGAATGGCCTATTCTTCTTTGTTGATGCAGCTGCAAGAGGCAGTTGACAAGGATTTGGAAAGTATGAAGCGTTTGAGCCATCAGATCGCCTGGGATCAAAATATTCAGAACTTATTGAGATACGCAAATCAAGATATTCCGCGGACAAACTTGAATTATGATTTGTTTCTGCTTGCCCAAAACTTATCACAGTACAAGTCTACCTATCTAGATATGGACCAGTTTTATATTTATCTCTCAACGCCCAACCCTACGGTTGTATTTCCTGGGGTTGTGAATGAACCGTTAATGGCCTATCAATTTGTTCATATGAACGAGGCATACTCCTATGAAGCATGGTTGGAGAGGATGCAAAGCAAAGTGAATCAGGGCTTAGTATCCATGCCGAGATTAGGAGCCAAGCCTGCAATTGCTTATTTGCAAAGCTTTGCGAGCAGTCATACTACAGGGCCAGCCGGCATGAGTGTCGTTATGATTGACCAGGCTCACATTCTGTCAGTCGTTCATAAGGTTCAGTTATTTAACGAAGGCAAAGTGTTTATTGTTAACCCTGACAATGAAATATTAGTTTCCAGTGATGAAGACTCCGAGGAATTGCTGGAGGTCATGAGGCTGGAGCAGCTATCCTCTCCGTCAGGCTATGTCAGCTTCGAGTCGCAAGGACAAAGTTTTGAGGTCATATATCTTCAGTCGCCAGCTACTCAGACCAAATATATCTCCATTGTGCCAAGTCAAGTATTGTGGGAGAAAGCAGAGAGGGTAAGAGCCTTAACGTATTTGAGTCTTTTGGCGAGTATATTAGTCGGGGTTATCCTGTCTCTGCTGCTCTTGCGGAAAAATTACGGACCTATTCGTCGCCTACTCCACAAGGTAACGGAGAATTCGGGTGGCTCCGCTCTTCAACGTGAAGGGAATGAATTTGCTTTTATTGAACATTCATTGAATCAGACGTATCTGAAAATGGATGAAATGGTGGTCGATATGAAGAAGAATCATCACGTGCTTCGCTCTTACTTCCTATCCAGATTGCTCAAGGGCAAGCTGGACTCCAGGCTGCAGGTAGAGGATACCGCATCGGCCTATGATATTAGCTTTATCAGTGAAGAGTTTGTGGTCATGCTGCTTCTTGTGGAAGACGCCGAAGACTTCTACCAAAGAGTCGAATGGCTGAAGCCAACCGAGCAGCAGCAGATGCTTCAATTTATTATATCCAATGTTGTGGAGGAATTGGCCAAACAAAAGCATAAGGGATTTATAGTCGAAATAGACGATGTATTCGCATGCCTGATCAATCTCCATTCATCTGAGGATGAGCAGAATATGGACGATCTGATGCAATTAGCACAGGAGGCGCAAAGCTTCTTGCACCAGTCCTATCAGATTAACTTGACGATATCAATTGGCTCGATTCAGAGCTCTTGGACTGGTATTCATCAGTCCTACCTGCATGCGTTAGATGCAATGGAATATAAGCTGGTGATGGGACGAAGGGAAATCATTAGGCATGATAAGATTCAATATGAGCCGCAGGTGGAGCAGCATAGGACCTATTATTATCCACTTTCCGTTGAGCAGAAGCTAATAAACGCGGTAAAAACAGGGAATAAGGAGCTGGCTGTTGGCACGTTAGAAGATGTTATTGAGCAGAATCTTACCAATCGCATTCAATCTCTTCCGTTAATAAAATGTTTAATGTTTGACCTCGCCAGCACCATAATGAAGACAATGAATGAGACTGACTTCGTAGAGGAGCTGGAATGGGATACAGCTGGCTTGATTGAACAAATCATGAACAGTCAAACCCTTCAGGATATGCAGGTGCAGCTCCTGATCTGGGTTAGCAAGGCTTGTGAATATACATTAGCGAAGCGTGACAGCCATATTAACGAAAGCCGTCAGCGAGCAGTACAGGATCTGGTGTGCGGAGTTATTGCGTACATTGAAGCCAACGTGAGCGATGTCAATCTGAATGTATCCATGATTGGTGAGCACGTACAGATGAGTCCTACTTACGTTTCAAAGCTGTTCAAGCAGCATACAGGGGACGGAATTCTTGAATACTTGAACAAATATCGTGTGCAGCAAGCCAAAAGGCTGATCGCAGAACAACAGTTAGGGATCAAAGAGGTAGCGGAAAAGGTTGGCTATACAGAAGCGACGACCTTTATACGCATCTTTAAAAAATATGAGGGGATTACTCCGGGAAAGTATAGGGATTCCATCTAG
- a CDS encoding phytanoyl-CoA dioxygenase family protein: MQSQTVLTKEQKNQFEMEGYVIVKGLFSKQELDEIGQTFQEISESVIPGYFEPDLSSESPDPLRRYPRVMHPHRFNETAKKYMLHQPVMSVLESLYNEAALAAQSMFYYKPPGARGQALHQDNFYLKVEPGNCIAAWTAIDPADEENGGLLVVPKTQQYDIVCPELSDSKESFTTHYVKPPKEQKPMPVIMEPGDVLFFNGNLIHGSYRNKTKDRFRRAFICHYANESATHIGKHYQPLFRADGSIVELIDNPDGGPCGFEFKSLYPH, translated from the coding sequence ATGCAAAGCCAAACAGTGTTAACGAAAGAACAAAAGAACCAATTCGAAATGGAAGGGTACGTTATTGTAAAAGGACTATTCAGTAAGCAGGAGCTGGATGAAATCGGGCAAACGTTTCAAGAGATTAGCGAGAGTGTAATTCCAGGATACTTTGAGCCTGATTTATCCTCTGAGTCCCCAGATCCATTAAGGCGATATCCTCGGGTTATGCACCCGCATCGATTTAATGAAACGGCAAAAAAATATATGCTGCACCAGCCGGTGATGTCCGTGCTCGAGAGCCTATATAATGAAGCGGCGTTAGCAGCACAAAGCATGTTCTATTATAAGCCCCCTGGAGCGAGAGGACAGGCTCTTCATCAGGATAACTTCTATTTAAAGGTTGAACCGGGAAACTGCATTGCAGCCTGGACGGCTATCGACCCCGCAGATGAAGAAAACGGCGGTCTACTGGTTGTACCCAAGACGCAGCAATACGATATCGTCTGTCCGGAGCTGTCAGATTCGAAGGAATCGTTTACAACCCACTATGTAAAGCCCCCGAAGGAGCAAAAACCTATGCCAGTCATTATGGAGCCTGGCGATGTGCTGTTCTTCAACGGAAATCTTATTCATGGCTCCTATCGGAATAAGACAAAAGACAGATTTCGGAGGGCTTTCATCTGCCACTACGCGAACGAGTCGGCCACTCACATTGGCAAGCACTATCAGCCATTATTTCGAGCCGACGGCTCCATCGTTGAGTTAATCGATAACCCGGATGGTGGACCTTGCGGATTCGAATTCAAATCTCTTTACCCCCATTAA